From the genome of Populus alba chromosome 10, ASM523922v2, whole genome shotgun sequence, one region includes:
- the LOC118060209 gene encoding uncharacterized protein isoform X4, with translation MFLQENLHIALLIVHRGYKMNPPCPPYECAHMWGPSLVATLKDSSLHSALRQPAFNLIQIILVSDAAALLSTMWSNHKIIDADTNICFELNDDVKDEDRLPFVIDVEDTDGICWSEFSAQSKIASEEHRGWMCIPMLWIDVLVDTDPSVLPLSFLKAVFWARSHLTMVEPETSVQTVRTWLSTSATEISTSFGWKVPTGFDDGGVGKESKNSIKVSVMHLPLIRTFNRLTTHFLALMRLGELRKQWTWEPSMAESLILSLLDSNDDVRQFGKCILEQVSSTRGLACGLKFLCSSGFSLAAMFLGLRHALKVVQLDSVVSKFQTLQHFFFVLCKLIKEGDLHKPDLPQNSSDDSKIRKYSSQGGFLTHPVFDSSPSNIDGHSLNVDLKLQEKFRYLLSRIAWPSIRMFLVEGKAFIDYSLCQMTCVRVLEILPVVFERLFQPLFKHAWDNGKMVENPSNFGWLYDLMDWGKSSLKVVVVYWKRTVIYLLNLLKGFCSNASELTVRAIEKLISCDNISIDQLTEQVSHLQVALSKEVSFDNVMITSKPKAPDVLPVLVEDADVQILDSVSMSDKRNKSDVIVVSDDEAEKQISPVKVAASTSDSCKISLDSKKIAPADRIVSPTDTEYKGSRNDTSRDLLDDPQQKDALDITSLTSQKLDSDKLRGKQPPHLKSKGGSKSSKNVPLSSQCRIDLKSPESVSSKSSNDAGNSMISETRDSILKELVRDTGADPPEAAVKSVRQQQFNLTKLTATVPKRQVIQLKTPAGNRFGNLQRLEAGVKRFKPPRLDDWYRPILEIDYFAIVGLASARKDENQTVSRLKEVPVCFQSPEQYVDIFRPLVLEEFKAQLRSSFLEMSSWEEMYYGSLSVLSVERIDDFHLVRFVHDESDSTSSRSFSENDLLLLTKEAPENASHDVHMVGKVERRERENKRRSSILLIRFYFLNGSLRLNQARRQLVDRSKWHASRIMSITPQLREFQALSSIKDIPILSAILKPVNDSLGNNESRELGLSNLSQPLQQTLKSSFNDSQLQAISVAIGSTILKKDFDLSLIQGPPGTGKTRTIVAIVSGLLASLQGTKDTKNSLKGHLKQGNGLSITSRPKINQSVAIARAWQDAALARQLNKDVERNEKSVESSFRGRVLICAQSNAAVDELVSRISSQGLYGNDGKMYKPYLVRVGNAKTVHLNSLPFFIDTLVDNRLAEERMHLSNSKKDSGIGSSAALRSNLEKLVDCIRFYEAKRANLKDGNLDLKNSLEDELHKEDETKQMSDSELEITLKKLYEEKKQLFKDLSAAQVQEKKTSEEIRAMKHKLRKLILKDAEIVVTTLSGCGGDLYVVCSESMSNYKFACPSEHTLFDAVVIDEAAQALEPATLIPLQLLKSNGTKCIMVGDPKQLPATVLSNVASKFLYECSMFERLQRAGHPVTMLTKQYRMHPEICRFPSLHFYDSKLMNGEKMSNKSASFHEIEVLGPYLFYDIMDGQELRGKTSGASSLYNEREAEAAVELLRFFKRRYSSEFVGGRIGIITPYKCQLSLLRSRFSSAFGSSVVADMEFNTVDGFQGREVDILILSTVRAADSNSSMNGLSSSSIGFVADVRRMNVALTRAKLSLWILGNARTLQTNWNWAALVKDAKERNLVISAKQPYESLFDTAPRDTCRRESINNHSRQSKHVENFRGSGKRGKQNEQKVYRDKNSIRSVTQCDGTVAGDGKDFYVQSSKRKPREEHDLPGKMDLPKNFKSIIPGESVTGDESKGKDRSQKKLSSGKKKEKCANSKSTRERSELELGDGHKNLKLNMLRGPKKSIEGKRSQKNLDSSTSSAEGSLKSKEVNDGRDPNPIGASLDLITKRKQQREAVEAILNSSLISSKKSEPSMKSMSAKRPPSPTSAVSGGIRPPKTRKDNLKEKPGYFV, from the exons ATGTTCTTACAAGAAAACTTGCAT ATAGCCCTTCTTATTGTACACCGAGGCTACAAGATGAACCCACCATGCCCCCCTTATGAATGTGCTCATATGTG GGGCCCTTCACTTGTGGCTACTCTGAAGGATTCATCACTTCATAGTGCTCTCCGGCAACCTGCATTTAATCTTATACAGATTATTTTAGTTTCTGATGCTGCTGCCTTGCTAAGTACAATGTGGAGTAACCACAAAATTATTGATGCTGATACAAACATTTGTTTTGAGCTGAATGATGATGTTAAAGATGAAGATAGGCTTCCATTTGTTATTGATGTCGAAGATACGGATGGTATATGTTGGAGTGAATTCAGTGCACAGAGCAAGATCGCTTCTGAAGAGCACAGAGGATGGATGTGCATTCCCATGCTATGGATTGATGTTTTAGTTGATACGGACCCATCAGTCCTTCCATTGTCATTTTTGAAGGCTGTTTTCTGGGCTCGATCTCATTTGACAATGGTAGAACCTGAAACGAGTGTGCAAACAGTTAGAACCTGGCTTTCAACTTCAGCCACAGAAATCTCCACTTCATTTGGCTGGAAGGTTCCGACAGGTTTTGATGATGGTGGGGTTGGAAAGGAGTCGAAAAACTCTATCAAAGTGTCAGTGATGCATCTTCCTTTAATAAGAACATTCAACAG GTTAACCACACACTTTTTAGCTCTAATGAGGCTAGGGGAATTACGGAAGCAATGGACTTGGGAGCCAAGCATGGCAGAAAGCTTGATCCTTTCACTTTTGGATTCAAATGAT GATGTGAGACAATTTGGCAAATGTATCTTGGAGCAGGTCTCAAGCACACGGGGTCTTGCATGTGGTTTGAAGTTTCTTTGCTCCAGTGGTTTTTCTTTGGCAGCCATGTTTTTAGGCTTGAGACATGCTTTGAAAGTG GTTCAACTGGATTCTGTTGTATCGAAGTTTCAGACTTTAcaacattttttctttgttctatgCAAACTAATTAAAGAAGGGGATTTGCATAAACCAGATTTGCCACAAAATTCATCTGATGACTCAAAGATCAGAAAGTACTCTTCCCAAGGTGGATTTCTGACACATCCGGTCTTTGATTCTTCTCCTTCAAACATTGATGGACATTCATTAAATGTTGACTTGAAATTGCAAGAGAAATTTCGCTACTTATTATCAAGAATTGCATGGCCATCAATTCGGATGTTCTTGGTAGAAGGAAAGGCATTTATTGATTACAGTCTTTGTCAG ATGACATGTGTCCGTGTGCTTGAGATCCTCCCTGTTGTTTTCGAGAGACTTTTCCAACCTTTGTTTAAACATGCATGGGATAATGGAAAGATGGTGGAAAATCCATCCAACTTTGGATGGCTTTATGATCTGATGGATTGGGGAAAGTCATCGCTCAAAGTTGTAGTTGTCTACTGGAAGCGAACAGTAATTTATCTACTGAATCTGCTTAAAGGCTTTTGCAGTAATGCTTCTGAGTTGACTGTCAGGGCCATTGAAAAACTTATTTCATGTG ATAATATAAGCATTGATCAATTGACAGAACAAGTATCACACCTTCAGGTTGCATTATCCAAGGAAGTGTCTTTTGATAATGTAATGATCACTTCAAAACCAAAAGCTCCAGATGTGCTTCCTGTTCTTGTAGAGGATGCTGATGTTCAAATTCTAGACTCAGTATCAATGAGTGATAAGAGAAATAAAAGTGACGTGATTGTAGTTTCAGATGATGAAgctgaaaaacaaatttcacCTGTTAAGGTGGCTGCTTCCACAAGTGACTCATGTAAAATAAGTTTGGATAGCAAGAAAATTGCTCCTGCTGATAGAATTGTTTCACCAACTGATACTGAATATAAGGGATCTAGAAATGATACCTCAAGGGATCTACTGGATGACCCCCAACAAAAAGATGCATTAGACATTACCAGTCTCACTTCTCAGAAGCTGGATTCTGATAAATTAAGAGGCAAACAACCTCCTCATCTCAAATCAAAAGGTGGATCTAAAAGCAGTAAAAATGTTCCTCTTTCATCCCAATGTAGAATTGATCTGAAGAGTCCTGAGTCTGTCAGCTCAAAAAGCTCGAATGACGCTGGCAACAGCATGATTTCTGAAACAAGAGATTCAATACTGAAGGAGTTAGTGCGTGACACTGGTGCTGATCCACCAGAGGCTGCAGTAAAATCTGTGAGGCAGCAGCAGTTTAATCTGACAAAGTTAACTGCCACTGTTCCTAAACGACAAGTTATCCAACTTAAAACACCTGCTGGAAATAGATTTGGAAATTTACAGAGACTGGAGGCTGGAGTTAAAAGATTCAAGCCTCCTAGACTTGATGACTGGTATAGACCCATTTTGGAAATAGATTACTTTGCTATAGTGGGATTAGCATCTGCAAGAAAAGATGAGAATCAGACTGTTAGTAGATTAAAAGAGGTTCCTGTGTGTTTCCAATCACCAGAACAGTACGTTGACATTTTCCGGCCACTTGTTTTGGAGGAGTTTAAAGCACAGTTGCGTAGTTCCTTTTTGGAGATGTCTTCATGGGAGGAGATGTATTATGGCAGTCTATCCGTGTTGTCTGTTGAAAGGATTGATGACTTTCATCTTGTCCGGTTTGTCCACGATGAAAGTGATTCTACATCATCTAGAAGCTTTTCTGAAAATGACCTTCTTTTGCTAACTAAAGAAGCTCCAGAAAATGCATCCCATGATGTTCATATGGTTGGAAAG GTGGAGAGGCGcgaaagagagaataaaaggagGTCAAGTATACTCCTCATCAGGTTCTATTTTCTAAATGGTTCTTTGCGTTTAAATCAAGCTAGGAGGCAACTTGTCGATCGTAGCAAATGGCATGCAAGTCGCATCATGAGCATTACACCTCAACTTAGAGAATTTCAGGCTCTATCATCAATAAAGGACATTCCCATCCTTTCAGCTATCTTAAAACCTGTCAATGATTCTCTTGGTAATAATGAATCGAGAGAACTAGGTCTGAGTAATCTTTCTCAGCCCTTGCAGCAGACACTGAAGTCATCTTTTAATGACAGCCAACTGCAAGCTATAAGTGTTGCGATTGGATCAACGATTTTGAAGAAAGATTTTGATCTGTCTCTAATACAGGGTCCTCCAG GGACTGGGAAGACCAGAACCATAGTGGCCATTGTCAGTGGCTTGCTTGCTTCATTACAAGGAACAAAGGATACAAAAAATTCTCTAAAGGGACATTTGAAACAAGGTAATGGTTTGTCCATTACTTCAAGGCCAAAGATTAACCAGTCTGTTGCAATTGCCAGGGCTTGGCAGGATGCAGCGTTGGCTAGGCAGTTAAACAAGGatgttgaaagaaatgaaaagtcTGTGGAAAGTTCTTTTAGGGGAAGGGTGCTAATCTGTGCCCAATCAAATGCTGCTGTTGATGAGTTGGTGTCAAGAATTTCCAGTCAAGGACTTTATGGCAATGATGGGAAAATGTACAAGCCATATCTTGTAAGGGTTGGCAATGCAAAAACAGTTCATCTAAATTCACTTCCATTCTTTATCGATACACTTGTTGATAATCGTCTTGCTGAAGAGAGGATGCATTTGAGTAATTCTAAGAAAGATTCAGGTATAGGCTCTTCTGCAGCATTGCGTTCTAATCTGGAAAAGTTAGTTGATTGCATTAGGTTCTATGAGGCTAAGCGGGCTAACTTGAAGGATGGAAATTTGGACCTCAAAAATTCTTTGGAAGATGAATTGCATAAAGAGGATGAAACAAAGCAAATGTCAGATTCTGAATTAGAGATCACACTAAAGAAATtatatgaagaaaagaaacaactttttaAAGATCTTAGTGCTGCTCAGGTGCAAGAGAAGAAAACTAGTGAAGAAATCAGAGCAATGAAACATAAGCTACGGAAGTTGATATTAAAGGATGCTGAAATAGTGGTAACGACATTAAGTGGATGTGGTGGGGATCTCTATGTAGTTTGTTCTGAATCTatgtcaaattataaatttgcttGTCCATCTGAACATACCCTATTTGATGCAGTTGTGATTGATGAAGCAGCTCAG GCACTGGAACCTGCTACTTTGATTCCTCTTCAACTTTTAAAGTCGAATGGGACAAAGTGCATCATG GTTGGTGATCCGAAGCAGCTTCCTGCAACAGTTCTCTCTAATGTTGCAAGCAAGTTTCTTTATGAATGTAGCATGTTTGAGCGTCTACAAAGAGCTGGTCACCCAGTAACCATGCTTACCAAACAG TATAGGATGCACCCAGAGATTTGCCGGTTTCCCTCCTTGCACTTTTATGATAGCAAGTTGATGAATGGAGAGAAAATGTCAAACAAATCAGCATCATTTCATGAGATTGAGGTTCTTGGCCCTTATTTATTCTATGACATTATGGACGGCCAGGAGCTTCGCGGTAAAACTTCTGGTGCATCGTCCCTTTATAATGAACGCGAGGCTGAAGCTGCAGTTGAACTACTACGATTTTTCAAAAGGAG GTACTCGTCCGAGTTTGTTGGTGGTAGAATTGGCATCATAACTCCATACAAGTGCCAGCTCTCGCTTCTGCGCTCTCGTTTTTCTAGTGCATTTGGATCATCTGTTGTCGCTGATATGGAGTTCAATACTGTTGATGGCTTTCAGGGCCGAGAGGTTGATATACTGATACTTTCCACTGTTAGAGCAGCTGATTCAAATTCCTCTATGAATGGGCTGAGCTCCAGCAGTATTGGGTTTGTCGCTGATGTAAGACGGATGAATGTTGCCCTGACAAGAGCCAAGCTCTCCCTTTGGATTTTGGGTAATGCGAGGACCTTGCAGACGAACTGGAACTGGGCAGCTCTAGTAAAGGATGCTAAAGAGAGAAACTTGGTCATCTCAGCAAAACAGCCATATGAATCCTTGTTTGATACAGCTCCTAGGGATACTTGCAGGAGAGAAAGTATTAATAATCATTCAAGACAGTCAAAGCATGTTGAAAATTTTAGAGGCAGTGGCAAACGAGGCAAACAAAATGAACAGAAAGTGTACAGGGATAAAAACTCTATTCGTTCCGTTACTCAATGCGATGGTACTGTTGCTGGAGATGGTAAGGATTTTTATGTACAAAGTAGCAAAAGAAAACCCAGAGAGGAACATGATCTTCCAGGGAAAATGGATCTTCCAAAAAATTTCAAGTCTATAATTCCAGGGGAATCTGTTACTGGTGATGAAAGCAAGGGCAAAGACAGAAGTCAGAAGAAACTTAGCTCTggtaagaagaaagaaaaatgtgcAAATTCAAAGAGTACTAGGGAGCGTTCTGAACTTGAACTGGGTGATGGCcacaaaaatttgaaattgaacaTGTTGAGGGGACCAAAGAAATCTATTGAAGGTAAGAGAAGCCAGAAGAATTTGGACAGTTCTACATCCTCAGCTGAAGGCAGCCTCAAAAGTAAGGAGGTCAATGATGGTAGAGATCCTAATCCTATAGGTGCTTCTTTAGATTTAATTACAAAGAGGAAACAACAACGTGAAGCTGTTGAGGCCATTCTAAACTCATCTCTCATTTCCTCCAAGAAGTCAGAACCATCAATGAAATCTATGTCTGCCAAAAGGCCTCCTTCTCCAACCTCAGCTGTAAGTGGTGGAATCAGACCACCCAAGACAAGAAAAG ACAATCTAAAAGAGAAACCTGGATACTTTGTGTAA